The Sulfurihydrogenibium sp. YO3AOP1 genome has a window encoding:
- the amrB gene encoding AmmeMemoRadiSam system protein B produces MLTVRKPAVANMFYTGNKERLLYTIKNYLNKAPLYDYIPEGIVVPHAGYIYSGPVAAVSYKQLLNLDPSKHYKILLIGPSHHVYFNGVSYGFYDYWETPLGKVKVNKEAIIKFSKEHPDFPLTLNTLPHQREHSLEVQVPFLQVVLKDFEILPFVYGDIDSSIVENIIEYFKDNDTVVIISTDLSHYYPDNIAREIDKYCHLAVLELNENYLKNCEACGKIGLEAMIKYAKRHGLKSKILDYKTSGDTGGDYSSVVGYGSYIFYK; encoded by the coding sequence ATGCTAACAGTAAGAAAACCAGCTGTTGCGAATATGTTTTATACTGGGAATAAAGAAAGACTTCTATATACAATTAAAAACTATTTGAATAAAGCACCTTTGTATGATTATATTCCTGAGGGAATCGTAGTTCCACATGCAGGATACATTTATTCTGGCCCTGTTGCAGCAGTTTCATATAAACAGCTTTTAAACCTTGACCCAAGCAAACATTACAAAATTTTACTGATAGGACCATCCCACCATGTATATTTTAATGGAGTTTCTTATGGATTTTATGATTACTGGGAAACCCCCCTTGGAAAAGTAAAAGTTAATAAAGAAGCGATTATAAAATTCTCAAAAGAACATCCGGATTTTCCATTAACATTAAATACTCTTCCACATCAAAGAGAACACTCCTTGGAGGTTCAGGTGCCATTTCTGCAAGTTGTACTAAAGGACTTTGAAATTTTACCATTTGTATATGGAGATATTGATAGTAGTATCGTTGAGAATATTATAGAATACTTCAAAGATAATGATACAGTAGTAATTATAAGTACAGATTTAAGTCATTACTATCCGGATAATATAGCCAGAGAAATAGATAAATATTGCCATCTTGCGGTTTTGGAATTAAATGAAAATTATCTTAAAAACTGTGAAGCATGTGGAAAAATTGGTCTTGAAGCAATGATAAAATACGCAAAAAGACATGGATTAAAATCTAAAATCCTTGATTATAAAACATCAGGCGATACAGGAGGAGATTATAGCAGTGTTGTCGGGTATGGAAGTTATATCTTCTATAAGTAA
- the amrA gene encoding AmmeMemoRadiSam system protein A — protein sequence MEVISSISKEEGDFLVKLARKAIEYYLTYRKVLPVRPEDIPYDNLKKLGASFVTLETKYGDLRGCIGSIIPHRPLYEDVIHNAISAAVSDPRFNPVSPNELDFIKVKVSVLTYPEKVEYEDWRDLPSKIEPFKDGLIIKYKNFSATFLPEVWEKLPSKEEFLTHLCLKAGLPADFWKTGLLEVYKYRTITFSE from the coding sequence ATGGAAGTTATATCTTCTATAAGTAAAGAAGAGGGCGATTTTTTAGTTAAATTAGCAAGAAAAGCTATTGAGTATTACTTAACATATCGTAAGGTGCTTCCGGTTAGACCTGAAGATATTCCTTATGATAATCTAAAAAAACTTGGTGCATCTTTTGTGACTTTAGAAACTAAATATGGGGATTTGAGAGGTTGCATTGGTTCAATCATTCCACATAGACCTTTGTATGAAGATGTAATACATAATGCCATTTCTGCCGCTGTTTCAGACCCAAGGTTTAATCCAGTATCTCCAAACGAGCTTGATTTTATTAAAGTTAAAGTTTCTGTTTTAACCTATCCTGAAAAGGTTGAATATGAAGATTGGAGAGATTTACCATCTAAAATTGAGCCTTTTAAAGATGGGTTGATAATTAAATATAAAAATTTTTCAGCAACGTTTTTGCCGGAAGTCTGGGAAAAATTACCATCAAAAGAGGAATTTCTTACTCATCTGTGTTTAAAAGCCGGACTACCTGCTGATTTTTGGAAAACCGGTCTATTGGAAGTTTACAAATATAGAACTATAACGTTTAGTGAATGA
- a CDS encoding glycosyltransferase family 2 protein has protein sequence MKVSVIIPVYNGEKYITQAILSALGQTFKDTEIIIVDDASTDKTPNIIQEKFKKELQTGKIRYFRNQSNKERSYTRNRGFQESKGEYIFFLDYDDLWESDYIENSIKELKNFDIVYSFPRTFIDENENIKRVSKKKVDADAGKVIFSGNIGYPSASGFKRDKFLKFREDLSYREDWELFLRSYLSGLKIKILDNNKIKIREHTNRTSKNNIEMMLSTLKLYKEYKDRIPKEYKEFFYFHVGEMCLRFGNLPTGWHLVLKSFKNPEIFNKRNIINLLKWGFRLDRFISYLIH, from the coding sequence ATGAAAGTTAGCGTTATTATTCCAGTTTATAATGGTGAAAAATATATAACTCAAGCGATATTATCTGCTCTTGGTCAAACGTTTAAAGATACGGAAATAATCATTGTTGATGATGCATCTACAGATAAAACTCCTAATATAATTCAAGAAAAATTTAAAAAAGAATTACAGACAGGAAAGATAAGATATTTTAGAAACCAATCAAATAAAGAAAGGTCTTATACAAGAAATAGAGGTTTTCAAGAGTCTAAGGGAGAATATATATTTTTCTTAGATTATGATGACTTGTGGGAGTCTGACTATATAGAAAATTCTATAAAAGAATTGAAAAACTTTGATATTGTGTACTCTTTTCCAAGGACTTTTATAGATGAAAATGAAAACATAAAAAGAGTTTCTAAAAAGAAAGTAGATGCTGATGCAGGAAAGGTTATCTTTTCAGGGAATATAGGATATCCGTCAGCATCAGGGTTTAAAAGAGATAAATTCTTAAAATTTAGAGAAGATTTAAGTTATAGGGAAGACTGGGAGCTTTTTTTAAGAAGCTATTTAAGTGGCTTAAAGATAAAGATTTTAGATAATAATAAAATCAAAATTAGAGAACATACAAATAGAACAAGTAAAAACAACATTGAAATGATGCTTTCCACATTAAAGCTGTATAAAGAATATAAAGATAGAATTCCAAAAGAATATAAAGAATTTTTTTATTTTCATGTAGGTGAAATGTGTTTAAGGTTTGGAAATCTTCCAACCGGCTGGCATCTTGTCCTTAAGTCTTTTAAAAATCCGGAAATCTTTAATAAAAGAAATATTATTAATCTTTTAAAATGGGGGTTTAGATTAGATAGGTTTATATCCTATCTCATTCACTAA
- a CDS encoding efflux transporter outer membrane subunit: MKRMIIILILGISGFILNSCSFYAKPTDVSIEYPNLFKEKLENTNASIDVQHWWKSFNDETLNYYVDLALKNNPNYLIALKNIELSKAYVLENSSALFPNFNLNGSETRQKVSQRTPNGRFFSTTPYTTYNLSVSASYEIDLFAKALNAYRYYKENVKITEAQAKAIKNALIMNTVNNYFQIIENGLYIDILEEQLRIAKENLEILETKYKAGVVSYQNIDQAKISIQSLEQTLQSYKNQRSILINAFAYLLGKYPEEFKFSASGDIPKEIKLPEAIPSTVMTERPDIQEAISNVIANDYEKKIALANFFPSFNLTGSYGFQSKQLSNLITQPSVAWNFGLNIIEPILNWNKNIGNYKASEIALAKSIINYRQTVLNAFREVDDAISQYKTDKLNYKNLKIIYQNTYDQYEIALANYKAGIIPYSILLNYKTNLLDAKKNLLNQRLILIQDVTALYNVLGY, encoded by the coding sequence ATGAAAAGAATGATCATTATCCTTATCCTTGGTATAAGCGGATTTATATTAAACTCTTGCTCTTTTTATGCAAAACCTACAGATGTATCTATTGAATATCCTAATTTATTTAAAGAAAAACTGGAAAATACAAATGCAAGTATAGATGTACAACATTGGTGGAAGAGTTTTAATGATGAAACCTTAAATTACTATGTAGATTTAGCTTTAAAAAATAATCCAAATTACCTTATAGCATTAAAAAATATAGAGCTATCAAAAGCATACGTTTTAGAAAATTCATCTGCCCTTTTCCCAAATTTTAACCTAAATGGTTCTGAAACAAGGCAAAAAGTTTCTCAAAGGACACCAAATGGAAGGTTTTTTAGTACGACACCTTATACTACATATAATCTTTCTGTTAGTGCTTCTTATGAAATAGACCTTTTTGCAAAAGCTCTAAACGCTTATAGATATTACAAAGAAAATGTAAAAATAACAGAGGCCCAGGCTAAAGCAATTAAAAATGCCCTTATAATGAATACTGTAAACAATTACTTTCAGATAATAGAAAATGGTCTATATATAGATATATTAGAAGAACAATTAAGAATAGCAAAAGAAAACTTAGAGATTTTAGAAACAAAGTATAAAGCTGGAGTAGTATCTTATCAGAACATAGATCAAGCTAAAATCTCAATACAAAGCTTAGAACAAACACTGCAAAGCTATAAAAATCAAAGAAGTATACTCATAAACGCATTTGCATATCTTTTGGGTAAATATCCAGAAGAATTTAAATTCTCCGCATCTGGAGACATACCAAAAGAGATTAAACTTCCAGAAGCTATTCCTTCAACAGTAATGACTGAAAGACCTGATATTCAAGAAGCTATATCTAATGTGATAGCAAACGATTATGAAAAGAAAATAGCATTGGCAAATTTTTTTCCGTCTTTTAATCTAACTGGTTCTTATGGATTCCAATCTAAACAATTAAGTAACTTAATAACTCAACCAAGTGTAGCATGGAATTTCGGATTAAATATAATAGAGCCCATATTAAACTGGAACAAAAATATAGGTAATTATAAAGCCTCAGAAATAGCTTTAGCTAAAAGTATAATAAACTACAGACAAACAGTATTAAATGCTTTTAGAGAAGTAGACGATGCCATATCTCAATATAAAACAGATAAACTCAATTATAAAAATTTAAAAATAATTTATCAAAATACTTATGATCAATATGAGATAGCTCTTGCAAACTATAAAGCAGGTATAATTCCTTATTCCATATTGTTAAATTATAAAACAAATCTATTAGATGCCAAAAAAAACCTTCTAAATCAGAGGCTAATTCTAATTCAAGATGTAACAGCCTTATATAATGTGCTTGGATATTAA
- a CDS encoding HlyD family secretion protein, which yields MKVKIFVILAILGVIAGIVSAYIYGHTQKPLPPVYMTKNPYKNGVYANGIIEPVQDSGESINVYPEVSGKVVKVFVKYGEHVQEGQPLFQIDDTVQQQTVKQLYHQMQANYIKYQELLNEPRPETLAVAKAQVDYANAQVQYAESNYQKLLKSYEINPKSVSKQDLDNAKYALEETKQNLKLAMKNYELTKAGAWSYDINTQYQIYKSDEYAYNNALELFKKYTVKAPVSGTVLELNVAKGDYVSPQGVYYTYTRSYITPIRLGQSSNNELQVKAFIDEILLTKLPPIKELKAVMFIRGTNISVPLKFIAVQPYVTPKIELSGAITERVDVRVLPVIFRFEKPQNVNLYPGQLVDIYLEGK from the coding sequence ATGAAAGTCAAAATATTTGTAATCTTAGCTATACTTGGTGTTATAGCTGGTATCGTAAGTGCTTATATCTATGGACATACACAAAAACCACTTCCCCCAGTGTATATGACAAAAAATCCTTATAAAAATGGTGTTTATGCTAATGGTATTATAGAACCAGTGCAAGATAGTGGAGAAAGTATAAACGTTTATCCAGAGGTATCTGGAAAGGTTGTGAAAGTTTTTGTAAAATATGGTGAACATGTTCAAGAAGGGCAACCGTTATTTCAAATAGATGATACTGTTCAACAACAAACTGTAAAACAACTGTATCATCAAATGCAGGCAAACTATATAAAATACCAAGAGCTATTAAATGAACCAAGACCTGAAACGTTAGCGGTTGCAAAGGCTCAAGTGGATTACGCTAATGCTCAAGTACAATATGCAGAATCAAACTATCAAAAACTCTTAAAATCTTACGAGATAAACCCAAAATCTGTATCAAAACAAGATTTAGATAATGCAAAATATGCTCTTGAAGAAACAAAACAAAATTTAAAATTAGCTATGAAAAATTATGAATTAACAAAAGCTGGTGCGTGGAGCTATGATATAAATACCCAATATCAGATTTATAAATCTGATGAATATGCCTACAATAATGCCTTGGAGTTATTTAAAAAATATACAGTTAAGGCTCCTGTATCAGGTACAGTGTTGGAATTAAATGTAGCTAAAGGAGATTATGTATCTCCTCAGGGTGTTTATTATACTTATACAAGATCCTATATTACTCCAATAAGACTTGGACAAAGTTCCAACAATGAGCTTCAAGTTAAAGCTTTCATAGATGAGATACTTCTTACAAAGCTACCACCAATAAAAGAACTAAAAGCTGTTATGTTTATAAGAGGTACAAATATCTCAGTACCTCTAAAATTTATAGCAGTACAGCCTTATGTAACACCTAAGATAGAACTGTCAGGAGCGATTACTGAAAGAGTAGATGTAAGGGTTTTACCTGTTATATTTAGATTCGAGAAACCTCAGAATGTAAATCTCTACCCTGGACAATTGGTAGATATATATTTAGAGGGTAAATAA
- a CDS encoding ABC transporter ATP-binding protein — protein sequence MSKIAIKIENITKCFGSGDAKTCAVKNVSLDIYYGEILYIVGPTGSGKTTLLSLISGVLRPDSGKVIYYGLSNEDKSKYIDIYSLDTDFLARFRLDHIGFVFQDYHLFPRLTAMENAAIPLILKGLDWDKALEISKEKLKMAQLPESKYLIPAYKMSGGEQQRVAIARALATDPPILALDEPTAALDGDTGKKVIKLIKETMLNENRTIIVITHDNRIFEDAMRIVYMEDGIIKDIVKNKLI from the coding sequence ATGTCAAAAATAGCTATTAAAATCGAAAATATTACAAAATGTTTTGGCAGTGGAGATGCAAAAACCTGTGCAGTCAAAAATGTAAGTTTAGATATATACTATGGTGAGATATTATACATAGTTGGTCCAACTGGTTCTGGTAAAACAACGCTTTTAAGTTTAATATCTGGTGTTTTAAGACCAGATAGCGGAAAAGTAATATATTATGGTCTATCAAATGAAGATAAAAGCAAATATATAGATATATATTCCTTAGACACAGATTTCTTGGCAAGATTTAGATTAGACCACATAGGTTTTGTATTTCAAGATTACCATCTTTTCCCAAGGCTTACTGCGATGGAAAACGCAGCAATACCCCTAATACTAAAAGGTTTAGACTGGGATAAAGCCTTAGAGATTTCAAAAGAAAAGCTTAAAATGGCTCAGCTGCCAGAATCAAAATATTTGATTCCAGCTTACAAGATGTCAGGCGGTGAACAGCAAAGAGTAGCCATAGCAAGGGCTTTAGCTACAGATCCACCTATACTTGCCTTAGACGAGCCTACAGCTGCTTTGGACGGTGATACGGGAAAAAAAGTTATAAAATTGATAAAGGAAACTATGTTAAACGAAAACAGAACAATAATTGTTATAACTCATGATAACAGGATATTTGAAGATGCTATGAGAATAGTTTATATGGAAGATGGCATAATAAAAGACATTGTAAAAAATAAGCTTATTTAA
- a CDS encoding FtsX-like permease family protein — MKGLGIIAIKLLTGDGGKFFTLIVGVSFAVFLMLQMTSMFFGVIAKSGSTIYNIDADIWVMDKSVDSSRDNIPLPDYVLDYTRSLPGVLYAAPIYFGGGNVKLPNGKYQAVNIVGLDDVSLMGRPIMIKGNINDIYSSYAFIAIADPDLRKLGNVKIGFTFEINDHKGVIVGFAKTPMSGLFGSPTLYTTYTRAIEYLPTTRFTISYVLVKLKDKRYIPEVKESISKLGYKALTSEEFNQMNAKYYMFKTGFGTNVLIMTLVSFIVGLSIAGQTFYTFVLENLEKFGALKAIGATKRELMFIIVSQAVLVGLIGYGIGVLLASFFIAFGHIRIPNYAAMISFKNMAAAFFMVVFIVAFASFLGIRKVLKIEPFDIFRG, encoded by the coding sequence ATGAAAGGTCTTGGAATCATAGCCATAAAGCTTTTAACTGGCGATGGAGGTAAATTTTTTACACTTATAGTTGGTGTTAGCTTTGCTGTATTTCTGATGCTTCAAATGACATCTATGTTTTTTGGCGTAATAGCAAAATCTGGATCAACAATATACAATATAGACGCTGATATATGGGTAATGGACAAAAGCGTTGATAGTTCAAGAGATAATATTCCGTTACCAGATTATGTCCTTGATTATACAAGAAGTTTACCGGGTGTATTGTATGCTGCTCCTATATATTTTGGAGGTGGTAATGTAAAATTACCAAATGGAAAATATCAAGCTGTTAATATAGTAGGTCTTGACGATGTATCTCTAATGGGAAGACCTATTATGATAAAAGGGAATATTAATGATATATATTCAAGTTATGCCTTCATAGCTATAGCAGATCCTGACCTCAGAAAACTTGGGAATGTAAAAATAGGTTTTACTTTTGAAATAAATGACCACAAAGGTGTTATAGTAGGTTTTGCTAAAACTCCAATGTCTGGCCTTTTCGGAAGTCCAACACTTTACACTACATATACAAGAGCTATTGAGTATCTACCTACTACCAGATTTACAATATCGTATGTTCTTGTCAAACTTAAAGATAAAAGGTATATACCTGAGGTTAAAGAATCAATATCTAAGTTAGGTTACAAAGCTTTAACTTCTGAAGAATTCAACCAAATGAATGCAAAATATTATATGTTTAAGACAGGATTTGGTACAAACGTACTTATAATGACACTGGTAAGCTTTATAGTAGGTCTTTCTATCGCAGGTCAAACTTTTTATACCTTTGTATTAGAAAATTTAGAAAAATTTGGGGCATTAAAAGCTATAGGAGCTACTAAGAGAGAACTTATGTTTATTATTGTATCTCAAGCTGTTTTGGTTGGATTAATAGGATATGGCATTGGAGTACTTTTGGCTTCATTTTTTATAGCCTTTGGACATATAAGAATTCCAAACTATGCAGCAATGATTAGTTTTAAAAATATGGCAGCAGCATTTTTTATGGTGGTTTTTATAGTGGCTTTTGCAAGCTTTTTAGGAATCAGAAAAGTATTAAAAATAGAACCTTTTGATATATTTAGAGGATGA
- a CDS encoding hydroxyacid dehydrogenase, with the protein MNIHFFETEDWERLYLEKKIKDLGIQGSVKFTKEPLDDTNVDLYKDTEVAIVFIYSKLTKEVIDKMENLKLIITRSTGYDHIDVEYANKKGITVCNVPGYGNNTVAEYTFALILALARKFKPMIERTSKGIFSRDGLTGIDLMGKTIGVIGAGRIGKHVIRIAHGFGMKILVYDRAKDDELIEKYGVEYVGLEDLLRSSDIVTLHVPYTPATHHLINRFNIKLMKLDAILINTSRGPVVEIEAIVQALKEGRLAGGVGLDTFEAEDVWIEEEFLKRDDIPAIKLKKALETFYVLHSENVIVSPHNAYNTKDALYRILDIALDNLKSFMEGSPKNTVGVSS; encoded by the coding sequence ATGAACATCCATTTTTTTGAGACGGAAGATTGGGAAAGATTGTACTTAGAGAAAAAAATAAAAGACTTAGGAATTCAAGGAAGTGTTAAATTTACAAAAGAGCCACTTGATGATACAAATGTAGACCTTTACAAAGATACAGAAGTAGCTATTGTATTTATATATTCTAAGCTAACAAAAGAAGTAATTGATAAGATGGAAAATTTAAAATTAATCATTACAAGGTCAACAGGATATGATCATATAGATGTTGAATATGCTAATAAAAAAGGTATAACTGTTTGTAATGTTCCTGGATATGGTAATAATACAGTTGCCGAGTATACATTTGCATTAATACTTGCATTAGCAAGAAAATTTAAACCCATGATAGAAAGAACATCAAAAGGTATATTTTCAAGAGATGGATTAACAGGAATAGACTTAATGGGTAAAACTATAGGTGTAATTGGTGCTGGAAGGATTGGAAAGCATGTAATAAGAATAGCACATGGATTTGGAATGAAAATACTTGTATATGATAGAGCTAAAGATGATGAATTGATTGAAAAATACGGCGTTGAGTATGTAGGACTTGAAGATTTGCTTAGAAGTTCTGATATCGTTACTCTACATGTACCATACACACCGGCAACACATCATTTGATAAACAGATTTAACATTAAACTTATGAAATTAGATGCTATACTTATTAACACTTCAAGGGGTCCTGTAGTTGAGATAGAAGCTATAGTTCAAGCACTTAAAGAAGGAAGGCTTGCAGGTGGTGTAGGTCTTGATACATTTGAAGCAGAAGATGTTTGGATCGAAGAAGAATTTCTAAAGAGAGATGATATTCCTGCAATAAAGTTAAAAAAAGCATTAGAGACATTTTATGTTTTACATTCTGAAAATGTTATCGTATCTCCACACAACGCTTATAACACAAAAGACGCACTTTATAGAATATTAGATATTGCGCTTGATAACTTAAAATCATTCATGGAAGGAAGTCCAAAAAATACAGTAGGAGTGTCAAGTTGA
- the mqnC gene encoding cyclic dehypoxanthinyl futalosine synthase yields MIKEQSYLAGKILNGERLEPEEALYMLENFDLLSLGRLADYIRAKKHPDNIATFVIDRNINYTNVCVAGCKFCAFQRRKSDSDAYVLELDEIFAKIQELIDWGGTTLLMQGGLNPDLRLDFYIELFSRIKEKFPQIQIHSLSATEINYLAKLEKMSIRDVLIKLKEAGLMSLPGGGAEILSDEVRVLISSNKTTTAQWLEVHRTAHELGMRSTATMMFGHVEKPKHIIEHLNHIRQLQDETGGFTAFIPWTFQKGNTQLDHLEPATSVWYLKVLALARIYLDNFDNIQSSHVTQTMKVGQIGLRFGANDLGSTMIEENVVASTGFKVSSPRPKKMAKQIKDAGFTPAQRDTYYNIVKIFD; encoded by the coding sequence TTGATAAAAGAACAATCTTATTTAGCAGGAAAGATTTTAAATGGTGAAAGATTAGAGCCAGAAGAAGCATTATATATGCTTGAAAATTTTGATTTATTATCTCTTGGCAGGCTTGCTGATTATATTAGAGCAAAAAAACATCCGGATAATATAGCTACGTTTGTTATAGATAGAAATATAAATTATACGAATGTATGCGTTGCAGGATGTAAATTTTGTGCTTTTCAAAGAAGAAAATCAGATAGTGATGCTTATGTCCTTGAGCTTGATGAGATATTTGCTAAAATTCAGGAGCTTATAGATTGGGGTGGAACTACCTTGCTAATGCAAGGTGGCTTAAATCCGGATTTAAGACTTGATTTTTATATAGAGTTATTTTCAAGAATAAAAGAAAAATTTCCGCAAATACAAATTCATTCACTTTCAGCTACAGAGATAAATTATCTTGCTAAGCTTGAAAAAATGAGCATAAGGGATGTTTTGATAAAATTAAAAGAGGCAGGATTAATGTCTCTTCCAGGTGGTGGCGCAGAGATTTTATCTGATGAAGTAAGAGTGCTAATATCTTCAAATAAAACTACAACAGCCCAATGGCTTGAAGTCCATAGAACAGCCCATGAACTTGGAATGAGGTCAACGGCAACAATGATGTTTGGACATGTTGAAAAACCAAAACATATCATTGAACATTTAAACCATATTAGACAGCTTCAAGATGAAACAGGTGGATTTACCGCATTTATACCATGGACTTTTCAAAAAGGTAATACACAACTTGACCATTTAGAACCGGCTACTTCTGTGTGGTATTTAAAGGTTTTAGCATTGGCAAGAATTTATCTTGATAATTTTGATAACATTCAATCATCTCATGTAACTCAAACAATGAAAGTTGGTCAAATCGGCTTAAGATTTGGTGCAAATGATTTAGGAAGCACTATGATTGAAGAAAATGTAGTAGCTTCTACAGGCTTTAAAGTTTCAAGTCCAAGACCGAAAAAAATGGCAAAACAAATTAAAGACGCCGGCTTTACTCCTGCACAGAGGGATACATATTATAATATTGTTAAGATTTTTGATTAG
- the bioF gene encoding 8-amino-7-oxononanoate synthase produces the protein MLNLDEILSKKLQEIKQKNRYRARPILNENVVNFSSNDYLSLRDNPIAKQKLIQNIDKLSLGSGASVLVSGYHLIQRELEKFISEFKQTEDCIVVGSGYMANVGLIQAISDEEDIIFSDELNHASIIDGIRISKAKKIIYKHCDVEDLEEKLKKYHTKGKKIIITDGVFSMEGDIAPLDKIVEISKKYDAIVIVDDAHATGVIGEEGRGSLNYFNLMPDNNIIQIGTLSKAVGSYGAFICGSRILIDYLVNTIRSVIFTTGLSPIQNFISLENFKILAKEDFRRKEVLEKSKYLANSLKNKGIDVKFFGTPIISLIVGEEEKALKLRDKLLEKGFFVQAIRPPTVPEGTSRLRITINYNHSYEDIERLCEAIAELLMCEGVRSKL, from the coding sequence ATGTTAAACTTAGATGAGATTTTATCTAAAAAATTACAGGAGATAAAACAAAAAAACAGATATAGAGCAAGACCAATATTAAATGAAAATGTTGTTAATTTCTCATCAAATGACTATTTAAGTCTAAGAGATAATCCAATTGCAAAGCAAAAGCTCATTCAAAATATTGATAAATTATCTCTTGGAAGTGGTGCATCTGTTTTAGTATCAGGATATCATTTAATTCAAAGAGAGCTTGAAAAATTTATCTCTGAATTTAAGCAAACAGAAGACTGTATAGTTGTTGGTAGTGGATATATGGCTAATGTTGGACTTATACAAGCCATTTCTGATGAAGAGGATATTATTTTTAGTGATGAATTAAATCATGCTTCAATCATAGATGGGATTAGAATCTCTAAGGCAAAAAAAATTATTTATAAACATTGTGATGTAGAAGATTTAGAAGAAAAGTTAAAAAAATATCACACAAAAGGAAAGAAGATAATCATTACGGACGGCGTTTTTAGTATGGAAGGAGATATTGCTCCGCTTGATAAAATCGTAGAGATTTCAAAAAAGTATGATGCTATTGTTATTGTTGATGATGCTCACGCAACCGGTGTAATTGGAGAAGAAGGAAGAGGAAGTCTTAATTATTTTAATTTAATGCCAGATAATAATATCATTCAAATAGGAACATTGTCTAAGGCTGTTGGTAGTTATGGAGCTTTTATTTGCGGAAGTAGGATTTTGATAGATTATCTTGTAAATACTATAAGGTCAGTTATATTTACAACAGGTTTATCTCCTATCCAAAACTTTATATCTCTTGAAAATTTTAAAATATTAGCAAAAGAGGATTTTAGAAGAAAAGAAGTTTTAGAAAAGTCTAAGTATTTGGCAAACTCCTTAAAAAATAAAGGGATAGATGTAAAGTTTTTTGGCACTCCTATAATCTCTTTGATAGTTGGAGAAGAAGAAAAAGCTTTAAAATTAAGAGATAAATTGTTAGAAAAAGGCTTTTTTGTTCAAGCAATAAGACCGCCAACAGTCCCAGAAGGAACTTCAAGACTTAGAATAACGATAAATTATAATCATTCTTATGAAGATATTGAAAGATTGTGTGAAGCTATAGCTGAGTTGTTAATGTGTGAAGGGGTGAGAAGTAAGTTATAA
- the hisH gene encoding imidazole glycerol phosphate synthase subunit HisH: MIALVDYGMGNLRSVEKALEKVGFSVLRTSGPSDLDKARAIVVPGVGAFGDAIHNLEKLGLKDKIIKHIENGKPYFGICLGLQILFEYGYEFGSHEGLGVIKGSVVRFDDKLNIKIPHMGWNQIWKKKDSKMFKDIEDGSYFYFVHSYYVKPDEEDIIATTTDYGIDFCSSIEKNNIWAVQFHPEKSQTLGLKLLENFRKFVYESEK; the protein is encoded by the coding sequence ATGATAGCATTAGTTGATTATGGAATGGGTAATTTAAGAAGTGTAGAGAAAGCTCTTGAAAAAGTAGGGTTTAGTGTGCTGAGAACGTCAGGCCCTTCGGATTTAGACAAAGCAAGGGCAATAGTTGTTCCGGGTGTTGGAGCTTTTGGGGATGCGATTCATAACTTAGAAAAGCTTGGCTTGAAAGATAAAATAATTAAGCATATAGAAAATGGAAAACCTTACTTTGGTATATGCTTAGGATTACAAATACTATTTGAGTATGGCTATGAGTTTGGCTCTCATGAAGGACTTGGAGTTATAAAAGGTAGTGTAGTAAGATTTGATGATAAATTAAACATAAAAATACCGCATATGGGTTGGAATCAGATTTGGAAGAAAAAAGATTCAAAAATGTTTAAAGATATTGAAGATGGCTCTTATTTTTATTTTGTCCATTCATACTACGTTAAACCAGATGAAGAAGATATCATAGCAACTACAACAGATTATGGAATAGATTTCTGCTCAAGCATTGAAAAAAACAACATATGGGCAGTACAGTTCCATCCAGAAAAAAGTCAAACACTTGGTCTAAAACTTCTTGAAAATTTTAGAAAGTTTGTTTATGAAAGCGAAAAGTAA